Within the Miscanthus floridulus cultivar M001 chromosome 2, ASM1932011v1, whole genome shotgun sequence genome, the region gtacccactcgttgttgacccgatcatcgacaacacccgactcaccaaggtgttgatggacggaggcagcagcatcaacatcctctacgccaacaccctggagctcctagagatcGACCGGTCATGGCTCTAGGGTGATGCtgtgcctttccacggcatcgtgccgggaaaatgcacgtgacccctcgggcacatcgaccttcccatttgcttcgacacccccctccaactaccacaaggaggttcttaccttcgaggtggttgggttcaagggaacctaccatgccatcttggggcagccatgctacgccaagttcatggcggtccccaactacacctacctcaagctcaagatgacgGGTCCCCATGGCGTCATCACGATTgaatccacgtacgagcatgcatacaactatgacgtcgagtgcatcgagtacgccaaggctctcatggaggccgagGCCCTCATCGTCGACCTTGACCGACTTGGCAGCCAGCTGCCCGAGCCCAAGCATCGAGCCGAGACTTTTGAGCTCGCGGAGGCTATCAAACTCGTCCCAgttgaccccgcctgccccgatgaccgggcactgaggattagcgccactctcgacatcaaataggaagccgtgctcgtcgactttctctgcgcgaatgccgatatgttcgcatggagtccctcggacatgccgggcataccaagggaggtcgccaagcatgccttggacatccgggccggctctagaccggtgaagcagcgcctacgccgattcgatgaggaaaaacacaggaccatcggtgaggagctgcagaagctcttggcggccggattcatcaaggaagtatcccatctagagtggttggctaaccccgtgttagtcaagaagaaaaatgggaagtggaggatgtgtgtagactacaccagtttgaataaaTCCTATtcgaaagtccccttcccattacctcgaatcaatcaaatcgttgactccactgcgggatgcgagaccctgtctttccttgatacgtattctagttaccatcaaatcaagatgaaagagtccgaccagctcgcgacttcttttatcacaccattcagcatgtactgctatgtgactatgcctttcggtctcagaaatgcaggggccacatactagcggtgcatgacctaggtctttggcgagcacgtCGGgcaaaccgtcgaggcctatgtggataacatcgtggtcaagtctagaaaggccggggatctcatcgatgacctgaagatagccttcaaatgccttagagagaagggcatcaagctcaacctcgagaagtgtgtgttcagggtcccccaaggcatgctcttgggattcatagtctcagaacatgGCATCGAGGCGAACCTGGAGAAGGTCTCGAtcgtaaccagcatgggaccaatccgagacctcaagggagtgcagagggtcataggatgccttgcggccctgagccgcttcatctcgtgccttggcgaaaaaggcttgcctctgtaccgcctcttgagaaaatccaaacgcttttcttggacccttgaggctgaagaagccctcgccaagctcaaggcactgctcaccaatcctcccatcctagtaccGCCAGCCAGGGATGAGGCcttcttactctacgtcaccgcaatgacccaagtggttagtgtggccatggtagtggagaggcaagaagaggggcatgctctacccatccaatgacctgtttacttcatcagcgaagtgctcttcaagaccaaaacacgctacccccacatccagaagctggtctatgccgtagtcttggctcgacgcaagctacgtcactactttgagtcccacctagtaatcgtggtgtcgtctttccccttgggagagataatccacaaccgggaggcctcaggtaggatagccaagtgggctatcaAACTCATGAGGGAAGCCATGACCTTTGTGCCTTGAAAAGCAataaagtctcaggtcttggccgattttgtggctgagtggaccgacacccaactgccacctgctcaaatctaGATGGAGTGCTGGACtgtgtacttcgacgggtctctgatgaagaccggggcaggcacgggtctgctcttcatctcgcccctcggggtacatatgcgctacatggtttggctccactttgccgcctccaacaacacagccaagtatgaagccctcatcaacggcttgcagatcgccatcgaactcggAGTATGGCGTCTCGACATCTAGGGTGACtcgtagctcgtcgtcgatcaagtcatgaaggagtcaaactaccttgaccccaaaatggaggcatattacaagttggtatgtcgcctagaagacaagttcgacggtctcgaactcaaccacatcgcgcgcaAATACAACGAGGCCGTGaacaaactggcaaagatggcatcggcatgggctccggtccctccaaacgtctttgccagagacctccacaagccttccatcaactGCGCCTCAGCAGCGAAAGAGGGCCCACCGACCGAACCCACCGtagggctcgacgccccctctaccGCTGAGACTCCTTCAGCcgagcccaaggtcatggaagtTGACACGGAGCCTCCCCAGACTGACCAGGACACAGACTGGTgagtcctgttccttgattggctcactCGGGGAGAGCTTCCTACTGACATGACCAAAGCCCGGTGGCTTGCATGACAAGCCCAAacttacgtcctctacaatgGTGAGTTATACCGGCGAAGTCCATCTGGCATCCTCCAACAATgtatcaccaccgaggcaggccaggccctactttgggacttgcacgcgggggcttgcgggcaccatgcggcaccttagacgctcatcggaaatgccttccgccaagggttctactagccgacgacggttgctgatgccaccaagttagtacgcttCTGCGAAGGATGCCAATACTACACGtggcagacgcacctcctggcccaggccctccaaaccatccccattacatggccgtttgctgtgtgggggctcgacatggtcgggcctctgtagaaggccctcgggggctacacccatctactagtagcaatcaataagttctccaaatggatcgaggctcgcctGATCAATCAAATTAAattcgagcaagcggtgctgttcttcacagacatcatccacaggttcggggttccgaacaccatcatcaccgacaatgggacacagttcaccggccaaaaattcctaacattctacgacgaccaccacatccatgtggcttggtcggccgtaggacacccaaggacaaatggccaagtagaacgtgctaacggcatgatcctacaaggcctcaagccaagaatttacaaccggttgaagaagtttagcaagaaatggctcgccgaattcccgtcagtcatctggagcctgaggaacactccaagccaagccatggggttcacacctttcttcctggtctatggagccaaggctatcctccccactgacttggaatatggttccccgaggctataggcttacaacgagcaaagcaaccgcaccacccatgaagacgccctcgaccaactggaggaagcctgagatgtggcgctactacattcagccaagtaccagcaagccctatgacgcattcgaagccgagacctgaaggtaggtgacctagtgttgaggctaaggcagagcaacaagggccgccacaagctgaccccgccgtgggaaggaccatacatcgtcgcccaagtgctgaagcccgggacctacaagctagccaatgagaagggtgaaattctcaacaatgcttggaacatagaacaactacgtcacttttatccttaaatttccaagcattgtatacactgcttctcgaaatacaattaagaagcattCTTCAGTTGTTCTAATTCCTCGAGAAACCCCCTGAGCCCCATCACGGGCCTTGGCAGTATGATAACATCACAAGGGAGACACGCTCTGCTTCTgtagaactgagcctccctcaggggctagatgggggactcccccctaagtcccacgcataagtcccacgcaccattttttaatcattttttgaaaaaaaattcctatgccaaactctctagcacgctctgacgaattggttgtgaaaaacccaaggaccaaaagtctatctcagggccagaaggccaGTAG harbors:
- the LOC136537446 gene encoding uncharacterized protein, yielding MLKKPCPYHQGLVRHALEDWTKLRHYYAKLGLLDDDAKKRCAGDQDDDKDEGFPEPCYAKFMAVPNYTYLKLKMTGPHGVITIESTYEHAYNYDVECIEYAKALMEAEALIVDLDRLGSQLPEPKHRAETFELAEAIKLVPVDPACPDDRALRISATLDIK